One genomic window of Neisseria sp. oral taxon 014 str. F0314 includes the following:
- a CDS encoding AAA family ATPase, translating to MSANIIAVANQKGGVGKTTTTVNLAASLASRNKRVLVIDLDPQGNATTGSGIDKASIGCGVYQVVLGEAEIKDAVIRSNSGRFDVLAANRALAGAEVELVQEIAREVRLKNALKAVENDYDFILIDCPPSLTLLTLNGLVAANGVVVPMLCEYYALEGISDLIATVRKIRQAINPNLEVLGIVRTMYDARSRLVAEVSDQLQQHFGGLLFDTTIPRNIRLAEAPSHGMPALAYDASAKGARAYLELADELLGRLNRPA from the coding sequence ATGAGCGCAAACATCATCGCCGTCGCCAACCAGAAAGGCGGCGTCGGCAAAACCACCACCACCGTCAATCTGGCCGCCTCGCTGGCCTCGCGGAACAAGCGCGTGCTGGTTATCGACCTCGACCCGCAGGGCAACGCCACCACCGGCAGCGGCATAGACAAAGCCTCCATCGGCTGCGGCGTGTATCAGGTCGTTTTGGGCGAGGCGGAAATCAAAGACGCCGTTATCCGCAGCAACAGCGGCCGCTTCGACGTGCTTGCGGCCAACCGCGCGCTGGCAGGAGCCGAAGTCGAACTGGTGCAGGAAATCGCCCGCGAAGTGCGGTTGAAAAACGCGCTCAAAGCCGTGGAAAACGACTACGATTTCATCCTCATCGACTGCCCGCCCTCGCTGACCCTGCTCACGCTCAACGGATTGGTCGCCGCCAACGGCGTCGTCGTGCCGATGCTGTGCGAATACTACGCGCTCGAAGGCATTTCCGACCTGATTGCCACCGTGCGCAAAATCCGTCAGGCCATCAATCCGAACTTGGAGGTGCTGGGCATCGTGCGCACCATGTACGACGCCCGCAGCCGCCTGGTCGCCGAGGTCAGCGACCAGCTCCAGCAGCATTTCGGCGGCCTGCTGTTCGACACCACCATCCCGCGCAACATCCGCCTCGCCGAAGCCCCCAGCCACGGTATGCCCGCACTGGCCTACGATGCTTCCGCCAAAGGCGCGAGGGCGTATCTGGAACTGGCCGACGAGCTGCTCGGGCGGCTGAACCGTCCGGCCTGA
- the rnhB gene encoding ribonuclease HII, which yields MSPILLAGMDEAGRGPLVGSVFAAAVILPERYDLPGLTDSKKLSEKKRDTLAVSIKEQAVSWSIASASPEEIAELNILHATMLAMARAVQGLAVVPDKVLIDGNRVPKDLGVPAEAVVKGDSKIIEISAASVLAKTARDAEMYALAERYPQYGFDKHKGYGTAQHLAALQKYGVLPEHRRDFAPVKALLEQGRLFG from the coding sequence ATGTCTCCCATCCTCCTTGCGGGCATGGACGAAGCAGGGCGCGGGCCGCTGGTCGGCAGCGTGTTCGCCGCCGCCGTTATCCTGCCCGAACGTTACGACCTGCCCGGCCTGACCGATTCGAAAAAACTCAGCGAGAAAAAGCGCGATACTCTGGCGGTGTCAATCAAAGAACAAGCCGTTTCGTGGAGCATTGCCTCCGCGTCGCCCGAAGAAATCGCCGAACTCAATATCCTGCACGCCACCATGCTGGCGATGGCTCGCGCCGTCCAAGGTTTGGCGGTCGTGCCGGATAAGGTATTGATAGACGGCAACCGCGTTCCGAAAGATTTGGGCGTTCCCGCCGAAGCCGTCGTCAAGGGCGACAGTAAAATCATCGAAATCTCCGCCGCCTCCGTTCTCGCCAAAACCGCGCGCGATGCCGAAATGTATGCGCTTGCCGAACGTTACCCGCAATACGGTTTCGACAAACACAAAGGCTACGGCACAGCGCAACACCTCGCCGCCCTGCAAAAATACGGCGTACTGCCCGAACACCGCCGCGATTTTGCGCCTGTGAAGGCTTTGTTGGAGCAGGGCAGGTTGTTTGGTTAG
- the lpxB gene encoding lipid-A-disaccharide synthase — protein MNHSPVIAISVGEASGDLLGAHLIRAIKQRRPDAKFIGIGGERMKAEGFESLYDQEKLAVRGFVEVVKRLPEILKIRKGLVNDLIRIKPDVFVGIDAPDFNLGVAEKLKKAGIPTVHYVSPSVWAWRRERVNKIVHQVNRVLCLFPMEPQLYLDAGGKAEFVGHPMAQTMPLDDDRAAARAKLGVADEAVVFALLPGSRVSEIDYMAPLFFQTALLLLKRYPQAQFLLPAATAATRRRIGEILAQPEFSAIPVTITDKQSDTVCTAADVVLVTSGTATLEVALCKRPMVISYKISPLTYFYVKRKVKVPHVGLPNILLGKAAVPELLQHDAEPEKLAAAVAYWYDHPEAAAALKQDFRELHLLLRKDTDALAAEAVLSEAGF, from the coding sequence ATGAACCATTCCCCCGTTATCGCCATCAGCGTCGGCGAAGCCTCCGGCGACCTGCTCGGCGCGCACCTTATCCGCGCCATCAAACAACGCCGCCCCGATGCGAAATTCATCGGCATCGGCGGCGAACGCATGAAGGCGGAAGGGTTTGAGAGCCTGTACGACCAGGAAAAACTGGCGGTGCGCGGCTTTGTCGAGGTGGTCAAACGCCTGCCCGAAATCCTGAAAATCCGCAAAGGGCTGGTGAACGACCTCATCCGCATCAAGCCTGATGTCTTTGTCGGCATCGACGCGCCCGATTTCAATTTGGGCGTGGCGGAAAAACTCAAAAAGGCGGGCATCCCCACCGTCCATTATGTCAGCCCGTCGGTGTGGGCGTGGCGGCGCGAACGGGTGAACAAAATCGTGCATCAGGTCAACCGCGTGCTGTGTCTGTTTCCGATGGAACCGCAGCTTTACCTCGATGCGGGCGGCAAAGCCGAGTTTGTCGGTCATCCTATGGCGCAGACCATGCCGCTGGACGACGACCGTGCTGCCGCGCGCGCCAAGTTGGGTGTGGCTGACGAAGCTGTCGTGTTTGCCTTGCTGCCGGGCAGCCGTGTCAGCGAAATCGACTATATGGCCCCTTTGTTTTTTCAGACGGCCTTATTGCTGCTCAAACGCTATCCGCAGGCGCAATTCCTGCTCCCCGCCGCCACTGCCGCCACACGCAGGCGCATAGGTGAAATTCTGGCGCAACCCGAATTTTCCGCCATTCCCGTTACCATCACCGACAAACAGTCCGATACCGTCTGCACCGCTGCCGATGTCGTGTTGGTAACCAGCGGCACCGCCACCCTTGAAGTCGCCTTGTGCAAACGGCCGATGGTCATCAGCTACAAAATTTCGCCGCTGACCTATTTTTATGTGAAACGTAAAGTCAAAGTGCCGCATGTCGGCCTGCCCAATATCCTGTTGGGCAAAGCCGCCGTGCCGGAGCTTCTGCAACACGATGCCGAGCCGGAAAAACTCGCCGCCGCCGTTGCTTATTGGTACGATCACCCCGAAGCCGCCGCTGCCCTGAAACAGGATTTTCGCGAACTGCATTTGCTGCTGCGCAAGGATACCGATGCGTTGGCAGCCGAAGCCGTGTTATCCGAAGCAGGCTTTTAG
- the lpxA gene encoding acyl-ACP--UDP-N-acetylglucosamine O-acyltransferase, with product MSLIHPTAVIDPKAELDSSVKVGAYTVIGPNVRIGANTEIGPHAVINGHTTIGENNRIFQFASLGEIPQDKKYGGEPTKLTIGNGNTIREFTTFNLGTVTGIGETRIGDDNWIMAYCHLAHDCVIGNHTVFANNASLAGHVTIGDYVILGGYTLVFQFCRIGDYAMTAFAAGVHKDVPPYFMAAGYRAEPAGLNSEGMRRNGFSAEQIAAVKDVYKTIYHRGIPFEEARADILQRAETRPELAVFKDFFAASTRGIIR from the coding sequence GTGTCCCTCATCCACCCGACCGCCGTCATCGACCCCAAGGCAGAGCTGGATTCCAGCGTCAAAGTCGGCGCATACACCGTCATCGGCCCGAACGTGCGAATCGGCGCGAATACCGAAATCGGCCCGCACGCCGTGATTAACGGCCACACCACCATAGGCGAAAACAACCGCATCTTCCAATTCGCCAGTCTGGGCGAAATCCCGCAGGACAAAAAATACGGCGGCGAACCGACCAAACTCACCATCGGCAACGGCAACACCATCCGCGAGTTCACCACCTTCAACCTCGGCACGGTGACCGGCATAGGCGAAACCCGCATCGGCGACGACAACTGGATTATGGCCTACTGCCACCTTGCCCACGACTGCGTCATCGGCAACCATACCGTTTTCGCCAACAACGCTTCGTTGGCCGGACACGTTACCATCGGCGACTATGTCATTCTCGGCGGGTACACGCTGGTGTTCCAGTTCTGCCGCATCGGCGACTACGCCATGACCGCCTTTGCCGCGGGCGTGCACAAAGACGTACCGCCGTACTTTATGGCCGCGGGCTACCGCGCCGAACCGGCTGGCCTCAACAGCGAAGGAATGCGCCGCAATGGTTTCAGCGCCGAACAAATCGCCGCCGTCAAAGATGTATACAAAACCATCTACCACCGCGGCATCCCGTTTGAAGAAGCGCGCGCGGATATTTTGCAGCGAGCCGAAACCCGCCCCGAACTGGCGGTGTTCAAAGACTTTTTCGCCGCCTCGACGCGCGGCATCATCCGCTGA
- the fabZ gene encoding 3-hydroxyacyl-ACP dehydratase FabZ, whose translation MEIKLPIEVREIQEILPHRFPFLLIDRVTAAEPGKSLTAIKNVTFNEQFFQGHFPESPVMPGVLIVEAMAQACGVLAVLSQGSAKRREGEITLFAGLDNVRFKRQVVPGDQLVFDVELLAHRRGIGKFNATAKVNGELACEATIMCAQRIVEKG comes from the coding sequence ATGGAAATCAAATTACCCATCGAAGTACGCGAAATACAGGAAATCCTGCCGCACCGCTTCCCCTTCTTGCTCATTGACCGTGTAACCGCCGCCGAACCGGGCAAGTCGCTGACCGCCATCAAAAACGTAACCTTCAACGAACAGTTTTTCCAAGGCCACTTCCCCGAATCGCCCGTCATGCCGGGCGTATTAATCGTCGAAGCGATGGCGCAGGCCTGCGGCGTGTTGGCCGTTCTGTCCCAGGGCAGCGCCAAACGGCGCGAAGGCGAAATCACCCTGTTCGCCGGACTGGACAACGTGCGTTTCAAACGTCAGGTCGTCCCGGGCGACCAGCTTGTGTTTGACGTCGAACTGCTGGCACACCGCCGCGGCATCGGCAAATTCAACGCCACCGCCAAAGTAAACGGCGAACTGGCCTGCGAAGCCACCATCATGTGCGCGCAGCGCATCGTCGAAAAAGGCTGA
- the lpxD gene encoding UDP-3-O-(3-hydroxymyristoyl)glucosamine N-acyltransferase — protein sequence MTVKQYTLSQITAELGGEVRGEDVSVCAVRPLAQAGVEHISFLANPKYKHEVHDSKAGAVIVSDKAAGEFTGRSLIVAADPYLYFAKVARLFSPVVKARGGVHPTAVVEPSATVPDSCEIGANAYIGANTVLGEGCRILANAVVQHDCKLGSEVVLHPNAVVYYGCTLGNRVEIHSGAVIGADGFGLAFAGDSWFKIPQTGAVTLGDDVEIGSNSNIDRGAMSDTTVGNGTKIDNQVQIGHNCKIGSHTVIAAKTGISGSVTVGNYCIIGGGVGTVGHIEIADKTTIGGGTSVTHSITESGQHVAGIFPMSSYKEWARNAVHIHRLNETGKRIKQLEQELAELKNGKQAV from the coding sequence ATGACAGTCAAACAATATACCTTATCCCAAATCACCGCCGAACTCGGCGGCGAGGTGCGCGGCGAAGACGTCAGCGTCTGCGCCGTGCGGCCTTTGGCTCAGGCTGGTGTGGAACACATCAGCTTTCTGGCCAACCCGAAATACAAACACGAAGTACACGACAGCAAAGCGGGCGCAGTCATCGTATCCGACAAAGCCGCCGGAGAATTTACCGGCCGCAGCCTGATTGTCGCCGCCGACCCGTACCTCTATTTTGCCAAAGTCGCCCGCCTGTTCTCACCGGTTGTCAAAGCACGTGGCGGCGTACATCCGACCGCCGTTGTCGAACCGAGCGCCACCGTGCCCGACAGCTGCGAAATCGGCGCGAACGCCTACATCGGCGCCAATACCGTATTGGGCGAAGGCTGCCGCATCTTGGCGAATGCCGTCGTCCAACACGATTGCAAATTGGGCAGCGAAGTCGTTTTGCACCCTAACGCTGTGGTTTATTACGGCTGCACGCTCGGCAACCGCGTCGAAATCCACAGCGGCGCGGTCATCGGCGCGGACGGTTTCGGCCTTGCCTTCGCCGGCGACTCGTGGTTCAAAATCCCGCAAACCGGCGCGGTAACGCTGGGCGACGACGTGGAAATCGGCTCGAACAGCAACATCGACCGCGGCGCCATGAGCGACACTACTGTCGGCAACGGCACCAAAATCGACAACCAGGTCCAAATCGGCCACAACTGCAAAATCGGTTCCCATACCGTCATCGCCGCCAAAACCGGCATTTCCGGCAGCGTTACTGTCGGCAATTACTGCATCATCGGCGGCGGAGTCGGCACGGTCGGCCACATTGAAATCGCCGACAAAACCACCATCGGCGGCGGCACGTCCGTTACCCATAGCATCACCGAAAGCGGGCAGCACGTCGCCGGCATCTTCCCGATGTCGTCTTACAAAGAGTGGGCGCGCAATGCCGTCCACATCCACCGCCTGAACGAAACCGGCAAACGCATCAAACAGCTCGAACAGGAATTGGCCGAGCTGAAAAACGGCAAACAGGCCGTCTGA
- a CDS encoding OmpH family outer membrane protein, which produces MEYSLRAKAVRAGCAVLLGCALSTQVAAAEAVQKLGFINTERVYQESKQAQAIQKTLEKEFSKRQAALQKLQQEGLKLEKQLAENKMQGAEREAAARKWSDLVQKFRKQQAQFAEDYNLRRNEEFAALQNNANRVIVQLAKKEGYDVILQDVIYVNSKFDITDSVIKAMNAR; this is translated from the coding sequence ATGGAATATTCTTTGAGAGCGAAAGCCGTCCGCGCGGGTTGCGCGGTTTTGCTGGGCTGTGCACTGAGTACGCAGGTTGCGGCAGCCGAAGCCGTGCAGAAACTGGGCTTTATCAATACCGAACGCGTATATCAGGAATCCAAACAGGCGCAGGCGATTCAGAAGACGCTGGAAAAAGAATTCAGCAAGCGTCAGGCTGCATTGCAGAAATTGCAGCAGGAAGGGCTGAAACTGGAAAAACAACTGGCCGAAAACAAAATGCAAGGTGCCGAGCGCGAAGCTGCCGCCCGCAAATGGAGCGATTTGGTACAAAAATTCCGCAAACAGCAGGCGCAGTTTGCTGAAGACTACAACCTGCGCCGCAATGAGGAATTTGCCGCCCTGCAGAACAATGCCAACCGCGTTATCGTCCAGTTGGCGAAAAAAGAAGGATACGACGTGATTTTGCAGGACGTGATTTACGTCAACAGCAAATTCGATATTACCGACAGCGTGATCAAAGCGATGAACGCACGCTGA